Proteins co-encoded in one Oncorhynchus keta strain PuntledgeMale-10-30-2019 chromosome 36, Oket_V2, whole genome shotgun sequence genomic window:
- the LOC118369823 gene encoding forkhead box protein G1-like, producing MGDQKEPPMVHRSTSFSIKSLLLPSKCEKQDSVLPEKNTVSSGSDSEKSLDPDMESAPLNPEKPKKEDEGTERATEPSKNGKYDKPPFSYNALIMMAIRQSPEKRLTLNGIYEFIMKNFPYYREHKQGWQNSIRHNLSLNKCFVKVPRHYDDPGKGNYWMLDPSSDDVFIGGTTGKLRRRSATSRGKLAMKRGLRFAPLSLGINDRANNPLYWQISPFLSLHHPHYNGSSAGFLNQGHAYGSLLPGVDQLSNGDLTRHLGGSVGALGLSNSYGVSTSGLLSGQSGYFVSGSQHPPPHLQQSAQGYGVPTSSPQTLISNSLRTSLPSFSPGISSGFPGVLSHQKRVTPNAFLN from the coding sequence ATGGGAGATCAGAAAGAGCCGCCGATGGTGCACCGATCTACTTCATTTAGTATCAAGAGTCTGCTGCTTCCCTCAAAATGTGAAAAACAGGACTCGGTGCTCCCAGAAAAAAACACTGTTTCTTCGGGTTCTGATTCGGAAAAATCTCTGGATCCTGATATGGAATCTGCACCTTTGAACCCAGAGAAACCGAAGAAGGAGGACGAGGGTACCGAGCGGGCGACAGAGCCTAGCAAAAATGGGAAATATGATAAACCGCCATTCAGCTACAACGCCTTGATTATGATGGCTATCAGACAGAGTCCTGAGAAGAGACTGACTCTGAACGGTATCTATGAGTTTATCATGAAGAACTTCCCATATTACCGGGAGCACAAGCAAGGCTGGCAAAACTCTATCCGCCACAACTTGAGCCTCaataagtgttttgtgaaagtgcCAAGGCATTACGACGACCCGGGCAAAGGGAACTACTGGATGTTGGACCCTTCGAGCGACGATGTGTTTATTGGTGGAACTACGGGAAAACTTCGGAGACGCTCTGCTACCTCAAGGGGTAAACTGGCGATGAAACGGGGACTACGCTTTGCGCCTCTCAGTTTGGGAATAAACGACAGGGCGAACAACCCTCTGTATTGGCAAATCTCTCCGTTTTTATCGTTGCACCATCCCCATTACAATGGATCATCTGCAGGATTTCTGAACCAAGGGCACGCGTATGGGTCTCTACTCCCCGGGGTGGACCAGCTGAGTAACGGGGACCTTACACGCCATCTAGGTGGATCTGTCGGTGCTCTGGGTTTGTCAAACAGTTACGGTGTAAGCACGTCTGGGCTACTATCGGGACAGAGTGGCTACTTTGTCTCAGGGAGCCAGCACCCGCCGCCGCATCTCCAGCAGAGCGCGCAGGGCTATGGTGTGCCGACGAGCTCGCCACAAACACTGATCTCGAACTCTCTAAGAACGTCCCTACCGTCTTTTTCACCGGGAATTTCTAGCGGGTTTCCAGGAGTGTTGTCCCATCAAAAGAGGGTCACTCCAAATGCTTTCTTAAACTGA